Genomic segment of Juglans microcarpa x Juglans regia isolate MS1-56 chromosome 7S, Jm3101_v1.0, whole genome shotgun sequence:
TATATATCTGCCGCTTGGATTGGTGTTGACTTGATCTTAACTCTCAAGGAATGTTGGGAAACTATATGTGCAAGAAATGAGCTGTGCTATTTATAAGATCATGTCAATCGAATTTGTGCTGGCCaggaatgcatgcatgctaatAATTCCTTTATATTCATCATCGATCATggcatgatgatcatgatcaaggaATGCGTTTCGTATAAAATAATCTCCTTACATCAAAAGCATGATCAATTCTTATCCTGAATCAACTCTTCATGTGGAAGGGTAGATTGTGGAAGAAGCAAcccatatttttaataattcatgcAAAGTGAAGATGTGCATACCGAGTATGTGTGATTCTAGggcatttattaaataaaaaaggaagataTATCTCATATTAGGGCTTTGGAGACACTCAATTCAATTCTTTGTATTTGGTCTTTCTATTAGTATTTccattatatatgaaaaagaagaatgaaatgGATAGTCAGGGAAAATACAGGGTGATGGTTGATGGAATGCCCATCCTGCTTTTGTTACTACATGATGTACATATACATTGAcaagtaatttttctttctgtttcctATAATATGATGTTCATGCCTGTATGTAAGACGTGGAATGCAAACTAATTGAATGGAACCAACCATTTAGGAAACCCAATCTCCCTTGAATCAAACTAATCAGGAACCCActtcaatccaaaaaaaatagctattcaTACCAATCTACGCCTGCCTTGTTGCTAGCAGAAGTATAGGCTCAATAATCTCCttatatccaaaataaatagctAACAGCGAAACAACAATTAGAACTTATACTATAAAAACACATACAATCTACTATAAAATACATACAATGATTCAGGGCTAACAGCGAAACAACAATTAGAACTTATAAAGCACCACGAAATCATAAGGAGAAACGAAAGTAACCTCGGATGGCGCCGTTTGGTGGATCGCTGGAGCGCGAATCTTCCTCGGCGTCGCACAGGTGCGTTAGGGTTAGGTTTATCTTTGGGAGCGAGATCGGGTAGGGACTCGTTAGGGGAAGAAAGAGGAAACGAAGAAtaagaaaggggaagaaaatttgagaaatgaagAGGAGATTCGATGAGTATGGGAAACGAAAGGAAGAGGGATTCGAAATCGCCCTGGGAGAGCAGAGAGTTcgtgggagggagggagggagacgGATCTTAGAAGAAATCCAAAATGCCGGGTTTTGGTTCACGCAGGCAGCCATAAGAGTGGAaacaaaacgcaccgttttattTACTCAAAACTGTGCCTTTTGTTTCCACGTAGGATGTTGTCCGCGGGGAGGCCTAACTCGTGCCTGCGTTTagacattttcttaattttaatatactaGATAAGAGCTCACGTGCAAGGCACGTATTCCCTATTGAAAGTACTACTGTATTTCTAATGTGATAgatatgaattttaagatgtatatcaattaaaagaatacatatgataaatgtaaaaataatcataaatctatgcaaaaaattttacaaattattataaatatatttttaaaaaattaggaaaacaaaaaatgtaaaattattgaacacataacaaatctaatatttaaaattaactaattatattgaaatcataatagGACATGCATTACTCCACTCCTATAAGACCAATTAGACatgtacataataata
This window contains:
- the LOC121241443 gene encoding uncharacterized protein LOC121241443 encodes the protein MAACVNQNPAFWISSKIRLPPSLPRTLCSPRAISNPSSFRFPYSSNLLFISQIFFPFLILRFLFLPLTSPYPISLPKINLTLTHLCDAEEDSRSSDPPNGAIRDLECRHQLLQHHCLIVHRVTSQCAVVGIKLYLEYQILEEIRDNLSLGVHSTTKTGYHSATFSSSLIVVNTKSKPL